DNA from Chryseomicrobium sp. FSL W7-1435:
CTGCTGCTCTTTTAGTAGGTGATAGTGGCTTGCACAATCTCCAGCCGCATAGATATCCGGAATCGTCGTTTCCATTCGCTCATTAACAACTAGCGCACCGTTTTTCAGTTTTTCAGCATTATTTATGAACTGTGTAGACGGGGTAACTCCAATCGCTACAATCACAAGGTCTGCTTCATATTCGCCTTTTGAAGTGTGAACTTTTTCAACAGATTCGTCACCACTGAACTTCACGACTTCCTCTTCTAGATGAACCCGCACATTTTTTCGCTCGGCTTCTCGTAAAATCAATTCAGCCATCTCTGGATCAAAGATGTTGGCAAGTTGGGCTCCCCGTTGAAAGATGCGAACTTCTTTATCCAGTTCCCGGAACGATTCAGCGAGCTCCAGCCCTATGTACCCTCCACCGATAATGGCCACCCGCTTCACATCTTTGCGAAGTGCCGTCAAAATTCGTTCTGTATCTGGAATTGTTTTGAGTGGGTAGATCCCTTTTAACGAAATTCCTTCCCACTCTGGCCAAACAGGAGCTGCCCCCGTAGCAATCAGCAATTTATCGTAGGAGACCTCAAAATCTTCAAGTGAATGTAAAATACGACCACGCACGATTTTGTTGCCACTGTCCACCTCTCGTACTTCATGACCTGTTCGTGCATCGATCCCGTATTTGGTCCGAAATTCTTCCACACTACGCGCGATGACGTCCGATGACTTTTCGATTTCTCCACTGATCACATAAGGTAGTCCACATTGGCCGTAGCTATAAATATGTCCTGCTTCAAGTACTGTGATTTGTGGATTTTCTTCGTTCCGAACAATTTCCATCGCAGCACTCATGCCGGCTGCGTCTCCCCCGATAATGACGTAGTTCATATGCACACGCTCCTTTTCTATCTGTATTCTAGCTCTACCCCTTCTGTTCCTTTCTAAATCGTGGAGAATTTAGGGAATTGCTCGTGGGGAGCTGATTACGTTTGGAGGCTTTATTTGATAAAGATTGTAATCTTGTAATTTGGTTAGATGATAAACCCCAGCCCTTGAATCACAAGCCAAGTTTACTTGGTTTGCGATACAAGAGCTGGGGGTTGCCTAATTTTTTCTTTAACATCAGAAAACTTCCTTATAATTTGTATCTTCAGACAGTGCTGCTTCTTCGATTGGAATTCGCACAGATAACATCCACAAATTTAATAAAGAAAACACAAGTACAGTTATAAACGCATTGAACATTAATGGAATAACTAACAGTTCAAGAGCTACAATTGTGTAATTAGGATGTCGCATAAATTGAAAAGGTCCTTTTTTCACGACGGAAGCTCCAGGAAGGATCATAATTTTCGTATTCCAAAATCGTCCTAATGAGGAAAGAATCCATATTCTTATTAATTGAGTTATTGCAAAGACTATAAGAAGTGGTATCAAAAATAAGGTTAACCCTCGATCAAGTAATGTGAATTCGAGCAAGAGGCTAATAAAAAAACCGACGTGCATAACAACCATAAATGGATAATGACGTTTGCCCACTTCATACCCACCTTGAGATTTTATCCACTCTTCATTTCGCTTCGCTATAAACAATTCAATTATCCGTTGAATAATGACAAATCCAAAAATGATAAAAAAAACGAGTTCATTTATGTCCATTTTAAAAGCACCAATTCGCCACTGAACCCTGGACCCAGAGCGGTTAATAATCCTATATCTCCGACACTTTTCTTCTGCTTCATAAATTCTTCTAACACATATAAAACCGTCGGGGAGGACATATTGCCGTTATGCTTTAATACTTCTCTCGATATATCCGTTTTAGTAGAATCGAATCCCAATGCTTTTTCATACGCAGCTAAAACTTTTTTTCCACCTGGGTGCGCAATAAAATGATCAATTTGTTCTGCTGACAATTGATACTCGGTTAAGAATTCAGTTACAAAAGGTTCTAACCATTTTTCAATAATGGAAGGGATACTTTTCGAGAAGACCACATGCAGACCATCATTTTTCATATTCCAACCCATTACGTCTTCTGAATTATCCATTGTTTTAGCAGCTGTGGCGACAAAATTTGGACGAGGTTCACTTGACGAGACTTCCACTTCATCTCCACAAACTAAGGCACATGCAACTCCGTCAGCAAATAAAGATGCCCCTATCAAATTGCTTTTCGTGTAGTCATTAGGCTGAAAGGTGAGGCTACAGAGCTCAACACACAAAACAAGTACTTTTGCCTTTGGATACGCAAGGCAAAATTCAAATGCACGACTCAAGCCGGATGCACCACCAGCACATCCTAAACCCCAAATCGGAATTCTTTTGACATACTCTGAAAATGGCAATTGATTTAGAATACGTGCATCAATACTAGGTGTTGAAAAACCAGAACTGGAAATGAAAAAAATTCCGTCAATCTCTGAAGGATGTATAGGCTTTTTTAGAAACTTGGAATTGTTCAAGCAAGCATCAACTGCTGACGCACCATAAGAAGTTGCTAACTCGATATATAGGCGATTCCTTTCTTCTAAATCGTGTGGCTGTTCGAACCACTCCATCGGTACACAAAACTGTCTCGATTCTATTTCACCATTTTCAAATACTTTTAACATCCGATCTAAGTCAGTGTAGTGATCGGTAAATAAATTCTTCAACAATAAAGCTGCGTCTTTTTGAGAGTATGAATAAGGCGGTTTATATGAGCTGATTGAATGGATTTGTGGCATACAGATCCTCCTTCTATGGTTCACTGATAGTGTCAGCTTCTCCATATGAAATAAAGTATATTCATCGAAAATAAAGCCATCATGCTAATAACACGTCATTAACATGGAGGTTTTTCATTATGAAGAAGTGGATGTTGATAGGGTTCATTTTGCTTATATCTGGGTGCAGTAAACAAGATATGTTGAATCCAGTAAGTGGTGAGATTCAGCATGAGCTTGCTACATCAATTGTGAATTCGGAAGGAAAAGAAATTGGAACAGCAGAAATGACAGAAACAAAAAAAGGTGTTAAAATCCGGTTAATTTTAAGTGGTTTAGAGTCAGGTGAAAAAGCAGTTCACTTTCATGAAATTGGGAAGTGTGATGCACCGAAGTTTACAACAGCTGGAGCCCATTTCAACCCTTTGGATAAAGAACACGGCTTTGATAATCCAAAAGGCTATCATGCTGGTGACCTGCCTAATTTAGTTATCTTGAAAAACGGCACGGTAGATGTTGAAGTAGTGACTTCCAATGTGACGCTTGAAAAAGGGCAGAAGAATTCATTA
Protein-coding regions in this window:
- a CDS encoding FAD-dependent oxidoreductase → MNYVIIGGDAAGMSAAMEIVRNEENPQITVLEAGHIYSYGQCGLPYVISGEIEKSSDVIARSVEEFRTKYGIDARTGHEVREVDSGNKIVRGRILHSLEDFEVSYDKLLIATGAAPVWPEWEGISLKGIYPLKTIPDTERILTALRKDVKRVAIIGGGYIGLELAESFRELDKEVRIFQRGAQLANIFDPEMAELILREAERKNVRVHLEEEVVKFSGDESVEKVHTSKGEYEADLVIVAIGVTPSTQFINNAEKLKNGALVVNERMETTIPDIYAAGDCASHYHLLKEQQDYVPLGTTANKQGRVAGLSMIGFNNQFKGILGTSILKFFDLDLGKTGLSEKEVKQLGIAYETITRAGHDIAGYYPGKETLYTKLIWEKETQCLLGAQIIGGDGVDKRIDVLAVALTQKMCLGELLDLDLSYAPPYNGVWDPVQQIAKRNWKLVKR
- a CDS encoding isoprenylcysteine carboxylmethyltransferase family protein, whose protein sequence is MDINELVFFIIFGFVIIQRIIELFIAKRNEEWIKSQGGYEVGKRHYPFMVVMHVGFFISLLLEFTLLDRGLTLFLIPLLIVFAITQLIRIWILSSLGRFWNTKIMILPGASVVKKGPFQFMRHPNYTIVALELLVIPLMFNAFITVLVFSLLNLWMLSVRIPIEEAALSEDTNYKEVF
- a CDS encoding 3-oxoacyl-[acyl-carrier-protein] synthase III C-terminal domain-containing protein → MPQIHSISSYKPPYSYSQKDAALLLKNLFTDHYTDLDRMLKVFENGEIESRQFCVPMEWFEQPHDLEERNRLYIELATSYGASAVDACLNNSKFLKKPIHPSEIDGIFFISSSGFSTPSIDARILNQLPFSEYVKRIPIWGLGCAGGASGLSRAFEFCLAYPKAKVLVLCVELCSLTFQPNDYTKSNLIGASLFADGVACALVCGDEVEVSSSEPRPNFVATAAKTMDNSEDVMGWNMKNDGLHVVFSKSIPSIIEKWLEPFVTEFLTEYQLSAEQIDHFIAHPGGKKVLAAYEKALGFDSTKTDISREVLKHNGNMSSPTVLYVLEEFMKQKKSVGDIGLLTALGPGFSGELVLLKWT
- a CDS encoding superoxide dismutase family protein, encoding MKKWMLIGFILLISGCSKQDMLNPVSGEIQHELATSIVNSEGKEIGTAEMTETKKGVKIRLILSGLESGEKAVHFHEIGKCDAPKFTTAGAHFNPLDKEHGFDNPKGYHAGDLPNLVILKNGTVDVEVVTSNVTLEKGQKNSLLDEDDSALVIHAGPDDYVTDPSGNSGDRIACGIIK